Proteins found in one Triticum aestivum cultivar Chinese Spring chromosome 4D, IWGSC CS RefSeq v2.1, whole genome shotgun sequence genomic segment:
- the LOC123100084 gene encoding uncharacterized protein: MELVSCIAMCLWFAFLLPSHVTATAPTGMVERETKQQILASIPPHWEENPVLFLTSPSGKYAAYFMRSQTAPGAGGLGADFCYVEVLDTTAPGAEGRSVWESECLALSTVNTCALVFSWKGLEVFDGSNSVWHTHDTESDDNNFLKTLQLVDEGDMRILDKGGELAWKASDEPRAAQHCGMPGSPGLVSAMPPFAEPAGHGSSNLPFGQEPEGNGDAGVAQPMLPLPEAAGSGGVVGQGQALEDVGQTIGFGSQPLVDNSPYDSGAPKHGCSLLGIGVALGVSSAIVMALGI; encoded by the coding sequence ATGGAGCTCGTCTCATGCATTGCCATGTGCCTCTGGTTCGCCTTTCTCCTCCCTTCCCACGTCACAGCGACGGCGCCAACCGGCATGGTAGAGCGGGAGACCAAGCAGCAGATTCTGGCGAGCATCCCGCCGCACTGGGAGGAGAACCCCGTGTTGTTCCTGACATCGCCGTCCGGCAAGTACGCGGCCTACTTCATGCGCAGCCAGACCGCGCCGGGCGCGGGCGGCCTCGGGGCCGACTTCTGCTACGTTGAGGTCCTCGACACCACGGCGCCGGGCGCGGAGGGCCGGAGCGTGTGGGAGTCGGAGTGCTTGGCGTTGAGCACCGTGAACACGTGCGCTCTCGTGTTCTCGTGGAAAGGGCTGGAGGTGTTCGACGGGAGCAACTCAGTGTGGCACACACACGACACGGAGTCGGACGACAACAACTTCCTCAAGACCCTGCAGCTGGTTGACGAGGGTGACATGCGCATCCTCGACAAGGGCGGCGAGCTCGCGTGGAAGGCTAGCGACGAGCCGCGCGCGGCGCAACACTGCGGGATGCCCGGCTCGCCCGGCCTGGTCTCGGCAATGCCGCCCTTCGCGGAGCCGGCTGGGCATGGAAGCAGCAACCTGCCATTTGGACAGGAACCAGAAGGCAACGGCGATGCCGGTGTAGCACAGCCCATGCTGCCGCTGCCGGAAGCGGCAGGGTCCGGTGGTGTCGTTGGGCAGGGACAGGCCCTGGAGGACGTGGGGCAGACGATTGGGTTTGGCAGCCAACCATTGGTGGACAACAGCCCATACGACAGTGGTGCACCGAAGCATGGATGCAGCTTGCTAGGAATCGGAGTTGCACTGGGTGTCAGCTCTGCCATTGTCATGGCCCTCGGCATCTGA